From one Cardinium endosymbiont of Dermatophagoides farinae genomic stretch:
- a CDS encoding ParB/RepB/Spo0J family partition protein: MARKIKYKEISEAMEEIAKPGIGTSSRPSIGLDKSVGEFYFLNIDQVIPFKNQARKSFDKEDLSRLADSIKIHGVCQPLTVIKESNDKYEVISGERRLRAAKLVGLTKVPCIILKEANHADSIALIENIHRNDLTPIELGIAFKRLLEFSVFDSQEHLAKSISVSKGTVSEYIAFSEFPEEVRNKLIEHNITSRSKLRSITKALRKNDVQKVNTIISGCSDQNKVPILQFFLFGNEIKVQDKGLKNIDDLGKHKLKSILQKFIDAL; the protein is encoded by the coding sequence ATGGCTAGAAAGATAAAGTATAAGGAAATATCCGAAGCTATGGAGGAAATAGCAAAACCAGGAATAGGAACATCTTCTAGACCTAGTATTGGATTAGATAAGTCAGTAGGAGAGTTTTATTTTTTAAATATTGATCAGGTCATTCCTTTTAAAAATCAAGCCAGAAAGTCATTTGATAAAGAGGATTTATCTAGGCTAGCTGATTCAATAAAAATACATGGTGTTTGTCAACCTTTGACAGTTATTAAAGAGTCAAATGATAAATATGAGGTTATTAGCGGTGAAAGAAGGCTGAGGGCTGCTAAGTTAGTTGGTCTAACTAAAGTGCCTTGTATAATATTAAAGGAGGCAAATCATGCGGATTCCATCGCTTTAATAGAGAACATACATCGTAATGATCTTACGCCAATAGAACTAGGTATAGCGTTTAAACGACTGTTGGAATTTTCAGTTTTTGACAGTCAAGAACATTTGGCTAAATCGATATCTGTTTCTAAAGGAACTGTTTCCGAGTATATTGCATTTTCTGAGTTTCCTGAAGAAGTAAGAAATAAATTGATTGAGCATAATATTACCTCTAGAAGTAAACTAAGAAGTATTACGAAGGCTCTAAGGAAAAATGATGTACAAAAAGTAAATACCATTATATCTGGTTGTAGTGATCAAAATAAGGTGCCTATTTTGCAATTTTTTCTGTTTGGTAATGAGATTAAGGTACAAGATAAAGGGTTAAAAAATATAGACGATTTAGGAAAACATAAGTTAAAATCCATATTACAGAAGTTTATTGATGCATTGTAA
- a CDS encoding VapE domain-containing protein has protein sequence MIPKPIAFNSHIVKEPETSLPSQTLSIEYIPCAESSISKLYLKYWLQYDIDQSILEKFDVKQVGYLSYVTNSGRSLSFKYLEKHQIVSAYHISGRVKVYIPEIAASFSSESSFKSQKKSFSYKNQTKDDVFGLSQLPEGDLNYILLTAGEKDCMSAYAHGFINVISLQSEHQMPSDDLVNHLRSKTSVLLSCYDNDQAGKNASKKLESSFGIISIRLPEEVKDIAEYFKKYSSDDFQLLLDRGIESSQSISIDSFHSKKVRPIGNSMRSKVEFYLNGKFNLRFNIVTQEREISTKRNPSLWEKINVHELRGHLDRHGLICSLDLINCILKSYFVERFNPIESYFINFNQNTIDLSKDYISILASYVHLRNPSPIHANYWCTHLKKWMIRAVRTVFESEGINKHALILCSVKENIGKSYFCEFLCPPSLIRYYNGNPIISNEKDAQKSLIRNFIINLDELHQLRSNAHVIKTWLSQRYVNVRLPYQEDEITASRIASFLGSTNDVEFLRSDLGHSRWISFEVDSIEYLDDEAKYILEKSWEQAYHLYKLNPGSGDLSKEELLELSQISDQFTTKSTESELIVQYLSPSNKEAGEFMTATDILRYLQNIIGHTIRLNTKLVGSALREAGFDRSVNKKLYGYFVTKI, from the coding sequence GTGATTCCAAAGCCTATTGCTTTTAACTCACATATAGTTAAAGAACCTGAAACTTCTTTACCTTCCCAAACACTTTCTATTGAGTATATACCCTGTGCAGAATCTTCTATTTCTAAGTTATACCTGAAGTACTGGTTACAGTACGATATTGACCAGTCTATTTTAGAAAAGTTTGATGTTAAACAGGTAGGCTATTTATCTTATGTAACCAATTCAGGTCGTTCTTTATCTTTTAAGTATCTTGAAAAGCATCAGATTGTATCCGCTTATCATATATCTGGTAGAGTTAAAGTCTATATTCCAGAAATAGCAGCTTCTTTTTCTAGCGAATCATCTTTTAAAAGTCAGAAAAAGTCATTTTCGTATAAAAATCAAACTAAAGATGATGTTTTTGGGTTGTCGCAGTTACCGGAAGGAGATCTAAATTATATCCTTCTTACGGCAGGAGAAAAAGATTGTATGAGTGCTTATGCTCATGGATTTATCAATGTAATTTCTCTACAGTCAGAGCATCAGATGCCTAGTGATGATTTGGTGAACCATTTGCGTAGCAAGACTTCCGTATTGTTAAGTTGTTATGATAATGATCAAGCAGGAAAAAATGCTTCTAAAAAATTAGAGTCTTCTTTTGGTATTATATCTATTCGCTTACCAGAAGAAGTAAAAGATATAGCAGAATACTTTAAAAAATATAGTTCTGATGACTTCCAGTTGCTTCTAGATAGAGGCATAGAGTCCTCACAATCTATTTCAATAGATTCTTTTCATTCAAAAAAGGTTAGACCAATAGGTAATAGTATGCGTAGCAAGGTAGAATTCTATTTGAATGGTAAGTTTAATTTACGTTTCAATATAGTTACTCAAGAACGTGAAATAAGTACTAAACGCAATCCTAGTTTATGGGAAAAAATTAATGTTCATGAACTACGTGGTCATTTGGACAGGCACGGATTGATTTGTTCTTTGGACTTAATTAACTGTATATTAAAGTCTTATTTTGTAGAACGTTTTAATCCTATAGAATCTTATTTTATAAACTTTAATCAAAATACCATAGATCTAAGTAAAGATTACATATCGATTTTGGCTAGTTATGTTCATTTAAGAAATCCTTCTCCTATCCATGCTAACTATTGGTGTACGCATCTTAAGAAATGGATGATTAGAGCAGTTCGTACTGTTTTCGAATCTGAGGGGATTAATAAGCATGCTTTAATTTTATGTTCTGTAAAAGAAAATATAGGTAAGAGTTATTTTTGTGAATTTTTGTGTCCTCCTTCTCTTATAAGGTACTATAATGGCAATCCGATTATTAGTAACGAAAAGGATGCCCAAAAGTCGTTAATCAGAAACTTCATTATAAATTTAGATGAACTTCATCAGCTTCGTTCTAATGCCCATGTAATCAAGACATGGTTGTCCCAACGTTATGTTAATGTTCGTTTGCCTTATCAAGAAGATGAAATAACTGCCTCTCGTATAGCTTCTTTTTTAGGTAGTACCAATGATGTTGAATTTTTACGATCAGATTTGGGTCATAGTAGATGGATTAGTTTTGAGGTAGACTCTATTGAATATCTAGATGATGAAGCAAAGTATATTTTAGAGAAATCTTGGGAGCAAGCTTATCATTTATATAAACTAAATCCTGGTAGTGGGGATTTGAGTAAGGAGGAGTTGTTAGAACTATCACAAATATCTGATCAATTTACGACTAAATCTACGGAATCTGAGTTGATTGTACAGTATCTTTCTCCATCTAATAAAGAAGCGGGGGAATTTATGACAGCTACGGATATACTTAGATATTTGCAGAATATTATTGGACATACTATTAGACTGAATACTAAATTGGTGGGTAGTGCATTAAGGGAAGCGGGGTTTGATAGGTCGGTGAATAAGAAGTTGTATGGTTACTTTGTAACTAAAATTTAG
- a CDS encoding NUDIX domain-containing protein — MYLFSEECRVQVTAKALIVKNRKLLLVSNDYKFWYTPGGHLDPSEMLPACMVREVKEETGIDVKPNQIVYVAEFFDKKYNVHKIEVYFTTEIVVDELPKNWLDQDGLVKTYQFFDVQDLKDIHVVPDFLKTGKWLNIDIDIYQGSEKR; from the coding sequence ATGTATCTTTTTTCTGAGGAATGTCGGGTACAAGTAACAGCTAAAGCGCTAATAGTAAAAAATAGGAAATTGTTACTTGTGAGCAATGATTATAAGTTTTGGTATACACCTGGTGGGCACTTAGACCCAAGTGAAATGCTTCCAGCATGTATGGTAAGAGAAGTAAAGGAAGAAACTGGAATTGATGTTAAACCAAACCAGATTGTCTATGTTGCAGAATTTTTTGATAAAAAATATAATGTACATAAGATAGAAGTTTACTTTACTACAGAAATAGTTGTAGATGAGCTTCCTAAAAATTGGTTAGATCAAGATGGTCTCGTTAAAACCTATCAATTTTTTGATGTTCAAGACTTGAAAGATATCCATGTTGTACCAGATTTTTTAAAAACAGGAAAATGGCTAAATATTGATATTGATATTTACCAAGGATCAGAGAAGAGATAA
- a CDS encoding ParA family protein — translation MIDIIKDGLSLRYMAMLSRIDESILNEYIDFKSLSGLPGYKLKDQRFSIHDSRSIIKSVRLNKNLQILKKKFAFYNFKGGVGKTSICFQLSSHIALMGYNVLVIDADPQAHLSTSFGFQSDSCSLTLYDLLTNKASFNDVKKSIFLGFDLIPSNLSLTRVESIFYEEKQSFGKLSEQLSSIENDYDFIFLDTNPTISFLNRNVVFFSDVINLVCETQPYSLNGLKILLEDLDNFYMHASISPKTMHIIPNKYEYRALSSAESMSLLRSYYEQYIKKDFAIRKSEDFNISTKIGKPLMLFAKRNSIALEDILDLVFHILDKYTL, via the coding sequence ATGATTGATATTATTAAGGATGGGTTGAGTCTTAGATATATGGCTATGTTATCTAGGATAGATGAAAGTATACTTAATGAGTATATAGATTTTAAATCTTTAAGTGGATTACCGGGTTACAAATTAAAAGATCAAAGGTTTTCTATACATGATAGTCGTAGCATTATAAAATCTGTTCGGTTGAATAAAAACTTACAGATTTTAAAGAAAAAATTTGCATTTTATAATTTTAAGGGTGGAGTAGGGAAGACAAGCATTTGTTTTCAATTGTCTTCACATATTGCCTTAATGGGGTATAATGTTCTGGTAATAGATGCGGATCCTCAAGCTCACTTATCTACCTCTTTTGGATTTCAATCTGATAGTTGCTCTTTAACGTTATATGATTTGCTTACCAACAAGGCTTCTTTTAATGATGTAAAAAAGAGTATATTTTTAGGTTTTGATCTTATACCTTCAAATTTATCTTTGACACGTGTTGAATCTATTTTCTATGAAGAAAAACAATCGTTTGGTAAACTTTCAGAACAATTGTCATCTATAGAAAATGATTATGACTTTATCTTTTTAGATACCAATCCAACCATTAGTTTTCTAAATAGAAACGTTGTCTTTTTTTCAGATGTTATTAACCTTGTATGCGAGACACAACCATATAGTTTAAATGGTTTAAAAATACTTTTAGAGGATTTAGATAACTTCTATATGCATGCTTCTATATCCCCTAAAACTATGCATATTATTCCAAATAAATATGAGTATAGAGCGCTTAGCTCCGCTGAGTCTATGTCTCTTCTTAGGTCATATTATGAACAATATATTAAAAAGGACTTCGCTATAAGGAAAAGTGAAGATTTTAATATATCTACTAAGATAGGTAAACCTTTGATGCTATTTGCTAAGAGAAACTCCATAGCTTTAGAAGATATCCTAGATCTTGTTTTTCATATTTTAGATAAGTATACATTGTGA